Proteins found in one Ptychodera flava strain L36383 chromosome 3, AS_Pfla_20210202, whole genome shotgun sequence genomic segment:
- the LOC139129366 gene encoding uncharacterized protein, translated as MANFLLVYFPIDKVFTVERASDFNLHEGDISIGLNAKREFLTTVFHDGGRSNERRVEYEGVVIFHSSSEKSCTQKQTLFEKLLTRIPKSEHVATLMSEGKRALQDSRDCGRAWRSSSTVAELEKMNRQDEKKLCKRKSGYASEECQVKKIAVVNQERDREIRKKAEEGLNRASRNSRNGRLSEEEVRKMAEMTGFSGELDNWKLKRASAASDQVRVKPQPPANPTACRMDRMDWFGSWREETPCEGSGVLDRSQSGQGNPRGETQTVESHQPTPRQLHKCTCVCASRHSHAPSPNSHQKQLESVPGQENTPVQSPAVVLHRSQATVPAKPSETHVEPPKSTPGVVSHSSQNPLCSNSTTPSTSPDRVQDSMDVGLSRPVSILLLQEENKRLKTENFALRKEIEALHNEQCQHLWYHTGSCQRLSEIGKILQSCVRPGSGECDSARATFISDGIQTSPIPVCNGTREASGSSLVQPTPQVSVGSGAVDLESNTRPYAQGTQGVSVDSDVEEVNRKPAQQQASPKIVGSGIKKTSGSYHVQPTSQVHVGSGKVDLGSNSRPYAQGTQAVSVDSDVEKVNRKPAQQQASPVIVGSKTRKASGSSPAQPTSQISLGSGTADLDSKSRLSGLGTSAVFIGSDVPVFELSQTVYYGSEEKVLVTPEEDPERYADVLVSSRALSQAEIEAKHSKDYFGTLLNEVIDIVFTQKELCQSRGLGLRVNKRMLMRNNPWINIASMQSERTCMPRPKSR; from the exons ATGGCAAACTTCTTGCTTGTCTATTTTCCCATCGACAAGGTTTTCACTGTTGAAAGAGCCAGTGATTTCAATTTACACGAAGGAGACATTTCAATCGGTCTCAATGCCAAGCGTGAATTTCTGACGACAGTGTTCCATGACGGCGGCCGATCGAATGAACGGCGTGTGGAGTACGAAGGTGTTGTGATCTTCCATTCGTCAA GTGAGAAGTCTTGCACCCAGAAGCAGACGCTTTTTGAAAAACTGCTAACAAGAATACCCAAGTCAGAGCACGTTGCAACTTTGATGTCTGAGGGTAAAAGAGCCTTGCAAGACAGCAGGGATTGTGGAAGAGCTTGGAGGTCAAGTTCAACTGTGGCCGAACTTGAAAAAATGAACCGTCAAGATGAGAAGAAATTGTGTAAAAGGAAGTCAGGCTATGCGTCTGAAGAATGTCAGGTGAAAAAAATAGCAGTAGTGAATCAGGAAAGGGACAGAGAAATTCGTAAAAAAGCAGAGGAGGGTTTGAACAGAGCATCGCGGAATTCACGAAACGGAAGACTGAGTGAGGAAGAGGTGAGGAAAATGGCAGAAATGACAGGATTCAGTGGCGAACTTGATAATTGGAAACTGAAGAGGGCTTCAGCCGCCTCGGATCAAGTGAGAGTCAAGCCACAACCTCCAGCCAATCCAACAGCATGCCGTATGGATCGTATGGATTGGTTTGGTTCCTGGAGAGAGGAGACTCCATGTGAGGGATCGGGAGTTTTAGACAGGTCACAGTCGGGTCAAGGTAATCCCAGAGGTGAAACTCAGACTGTGGAGTCACATCAGCCAACACCAAGGCAACTTCATAAATGCACATGTGTATGTGCCTCCAGGCATTCACACGCACCTTCCCCAAATAGCCATCAAAAGCAACTTGAATCCGTACCAGGGCAGGAAAACACTCCAGTTCAGTCGCCGGCAGTTGTTTTGCACCGTTCTCAGGCCACGGTACCTGCAAAACCAAGTGAGACCCACGTTGAACCTCCCAAGTCAACTCCTGGTGTGGTCAGTCATTCTTCCCAGAATCCTTTGTGTTCAAACTCAACCACTCCAAGTACATCTCCGGATCGTGTGCAAGACTCCATGGACGTTGGTCTCAGTAGGCCAGTCTCCATTCTACTCCTTCAAGAGGAGAACAAGAGactcaaaactgaaaattttgctttGAGGAAGGAGATTGAAGCTCTACACAA TGAACAATGCCAGCATCTCTGGTATCACACAGGATCATGTCAACGCTTGTCTGAAATCGGGAAAATTCTCCAATCCTGTGTACGGCCTGGGTCTGGTGAGTGTGATTCAGCGCGGGCCACTTTCATATCAGATGGGATACAAACATCCCCCATACCTGTATGTAACGGCACCAGAGAAGCCAGCGGTAGTTCCCTGGTACAACCAACACCCCAAGTATCTGTAGGAAGTGGTGCAGTGGATCTGGAGTCAAATACCAGACCGTATGCACAGGGAACACAAGGAGTTTCCGTTGACAGCGATGTGGAAGAGGTCAACAGAAAACCAGCTCAACAACAGGCATCCCCGAAAATCGTCGGAAGTGGCATAAAAAAAACCAGTGGTAGTTATCATGTGCAACCAACATCCCAAGTACATGTGGGAAGTGGCAAAGTGGATCTAGGGTCGAATAGCAGACCGTATGCACAGGGAACACAAGCAGTTTCCGTTGACAGTGATGTAGAAAAGGTCAACAGAAAACCAGCTCAACAACAGGCATCCCCGGTAATCGTCGGAAGTAAAACCAGAAAAGCCAGTGGTAGTTCCCCTGCACAACCAACATCCCAAATATCTTTAGGAAGTGGAACAGCGGATCTAGACTCGAAAAGCAGACTGTCCGGGCTGGGAACATCAGCAGTTTTCATTGGGAGTGATGTGCCGGTGTTTGAACTATCACAAACAGTTTACTACGGCAGTGAA GAAAAGGTTTTGGTAACTCCAGAGGAAGATCCTGAACGATATGCTGATGTATTGGTTTCTTCACGTGCTCTATCCCAGGCAGAAATAGAAGCTAAACATTCCAAGGATTACTTTG GAACACTCCTGAATGAAGTCATTGACATTGTGTTCACGCAAAAAGAGCTATGCCAGTCCCGTGGCTTGGGTTTGCGAGTAAATAAAAGGATGCTGATGAGAAACAACCCCTGGATCAACATCGCGTCAATGCAGTCAGAG CGTACTTGTATGCCAAGGCCAAAGAGCAGATGA